The following coding sequences lie in one Frigoribacterium sp. SL97 genomic window:
- a CDS encoding GAF domain-containing protein, giving the protein MTRTVDTPAHPTRSYERLRPAMRLFYLWTLSRSRHVPSPRGRPTYRADSPDPDTVLLIGTGPTHGFGVTSHEQALTGQIAKETSKSTGRACSVDYIGDEMMNAGSARSWIGDHDLSLYDTVVVMLGLNDAVMLTPLEGWQRDVTTLVTDLTRRVHPTARIVLVGVQPVRSVTRFDNPFGSVADRHAARMNEITERIAAQHPSASYFRLTPGELQPGRPHGCETMYRKWGSVVADRVAPTLDVVRRGETVEHIGRTSVAPVVPERVAAQLEVARLAASVAAPAPVDPVVAQLGAARAAVARLEAEQAVAARPADAPASARPADAPAPAPAAAAPAPAPTPADAPGTALGTGATPSTDTAPPARPRRALPEPTFEWSGAEKLVELASSGGSDTLQDLARRAEKEFGVDVAVVSLLDGKKLYYAVNTELLPVSIPRELTFCDVTVAADAPVIVEDARKDDRFKDNPYLDLNHGYFYAGHPIHSSSGEAIGTFCLHNTRPRKAKSVSSEKLAEFARLAELELQSYETAEGGHDLPTMYETREAAVAAAVSGRAPQAAALARGVADATSVVAAPQPVATPTAAGAGAGAGTVPMVAAAAAPTPPPTRVGRHAAP; this is encoded by the coding sequence GTGACCAGGACGGTCGACACACCCGCGCACCCGACGCGCAGCTACGAGCGGCTGAGGCCTGCCATGCGCCTGTTCTACCTGTGGACGCTCTCGCGTTCCCGGCACGTGCCCTCGCCACGCGGACGGCCGACCTACCGGGCGGACTCCCCCGACCCCGACACCGTGCTGCTGATCGGCACGGGCCCGACCCACGGCTTCGGCGTGACGAGCCACGAGCAGGCGCTCACCGGTCAGATCGCCAAGGAGACCTCGAAGAGCACCGGTCGCGCCTGCTCGGTCGACTACATCGGCGACGAGATGATGAACGCCGGTTCGGCCCGTTCGTGGATCGGCGACCACGACCTCAGCCTGTACGACACGGTGGTCGTGATGCTCGGCCTCAACGACGCCGTCATGCTCACCCCGCTCGAGGGATGGCAACGTGACGTGACGACGCTCGTCACCGACCTGACCCGCCGCGTCCACCCGACCGCCCGCATCGTGCTGGTCGGCGTGCAGCCCGTGCGCTCGGTCACGCGGTTCGACAACCCGTTCGGATCGGTCGCCGACCGGCACGCCGCCCGCATGAACGAGATCACCGAACGGATCGCCGCGCAGCACCCGTCGGCCTCGTACTTCCGGCTGACCCCGGGAGAGCTGCAGCCCGGTCGCCCGCACGGCTGCGAGACGATGTACCGGAAGTGGGGCTCCGTGGTCGCCGACCGGGTGGCCCCGACCCTCGACGTCGTGCGCCGCGGCGAGACCGTCGAGCACATCGGACGCACGTCCGTCGCACCCGTCGTGCCCGAGCGGGTCGCCGCCCAGCTCGAGGTGGCCCGACTGGCGGCGTCCGTGGCCGCACCGGCCCCGGTCGACCCGGTCGTCGCACAGCTCGGGGCCGCGCGGGCGGCCGTCGCCCGACTCGAGGCCGAGCAGGCCGTCGCGGCACGCCCGGCGGACGCACCCGCGTCGGCACGCCCGGCGGACGCACCCGCGCCGGCCCCGGCTGCCGCAGCACCCGCACCCGCACCGACCCCGGCGGACGCACCCGGGACCGCTCTCGGAACCGGGGCCACCCCGTCGACCGACACCGCGCCTCCTGCCCGTCCGCGTCGGGCCCTGCCCGAGCCGACCTTCGAGTGGTCAGGAGCCGAAAAGCTGGTCGAGCTCGCGAGCAGCGGCGGGTCCGACACCCTGCAGGACCTCGCCCGCCGAGCCGAGAAGGAGTTCGGCGTCGACGTCGCGGTCGTCTCGCTGCTCGACGGCAAGAAGCTCTACTACGCGGTCAACACCGAACTGCTGCCGGTCTCGATCCCCCGCGAGCTGACGTTCTGCGACGTGACCGTGGCGGCCGACGCGCCGGTGATCGTCGAGGACGCCCGCAAGGACGACCGGTTCAAGGACAACCCCTACCTCGACCTCAACCACGGGTACTTCTACGCCGGGCACCCGATCCACTCGTCGTCCGGCGAGGCGATCGGCACCTTCTGCCTGCACAACACGCGGCCCCGCAAGGCGAAGAGCGTGTCGTCCGAGAAGCTGGCCGAGTTCGCCCGGCTCGCCGAACTCGAGCTGCAGAGCTACGAGACGGCCGAGGGCGGTCACGACCTGCCGACGATGTACGAGACCCGGGAGGCGGCGGTCGCGGCGGCCGTGTCGGGTCGCGCCCCACAGGCGGCCGCGCTGGCACGGGGCGTGGCCGACGCCACGAGCGTCGTCGCCGCGCCCCAGCCCGTGGCTACGCCCACGGCTGCGGGTGCAGGTGCGGGTGCGGGCACGGTCCCCATGGTCGCGGCTGCTGCCGCACCCACTCCGCCCCCCACGCGCGTCGGCCGCCACGCCGCTCCCTGA
- a CDS encoding DUF817 domain-containing protein: MSAVEVVPRHGPGRVTRAREFLLDLLAFGRAQALSCAFAVAIFAGLALTRVVDVGVPRYDAMLIWCLLVQVVLVATRLETRDELLVICVFHVLGLGLEVFKVAIGSWSYPEPGVLRLGDVPLYSGFMYAAVASYICQAWRRLDLRVDPVPMAATMAVAVGFYVNFFTNHWIADLRWVLLGVAALLIARRSVTFRVRGVDRRMPLLVSFALIGLFIWIAENAATMLGAWTYASQVDGWTLVHPSKIGSWMVLVIFSFVLVLWLKQRKGASPTATA; encoded by the coding sequence GTGTCCGCAGTCGAGGTCGTCCCGCGCCACGGTCCGGGTCGCGTCACCCGGGCGCGAGAGTTCTTGCTCGACCTGCTGGCCTTCGGCCGCGCCCAGGCCCTCTCGTGCGCGTTCGCCGTCGCGATCTTCGCCGGGCTCGCCCTGACCCGCGTGGTCGACGTGGGCGTGCCGCGCTACGACGCGATGCTGATCTGGTGCCTGCTCGTGCAGGTCGTCCTCGTCGCGACGCGGCTCGAGACCCGGGACGAGCTGCTCGTCATCTGCGTCTTCCACGTCCTGGGGCTCGGGCTCGAGGTCTTCAAGGTCGCGATCGGCTCGTGGTCGTACCCCGAGCCCGGCGTGCTGCGCCTGGGGGACGTGCCGCTCTACAGCGGCTTCATGTACGCGGCGGTCGCGAGCTACATCTGCCAGGCGTGGCGCCGGCTGGACCTCCGCGTCGACCCCGTGCCGATGGCGGCGACCATGGCCGTCGCGGTCGGCTTCTACGTCAACTTCTTCACGAACCACTGGATCGCCGACCTGCGCTGGGTGCTGCTCGGCGTCGCCGCGCTGCTGATCGCGCGGCGGTCGGTGACCTTCCGCGTGCGGGGCGTCGACCGCCGCATGCCCCTGCTCGTGTCGTTCGCCCTCATCGGGCTGTTCATCTGGATCGCCGAGAACGCCGCGACCATGCTCGGCGCCTGGACCTACGCCTCGCAGGTCGACGGCTGGACCCTCGTGCACCCCAGCAAGATCGGCTCGTGGATGGTGCTCGTGATCTTCAGCTTCGTGCTCGTGCTGTGGCTGAAGCAGCGGAAGGGCGCCTCACCGACCGCCACGGCGTGA
- a CDS encoding DeoR/GlpR family DNA-binding transcription regulator: MYATERHESIAEALRSAGRVSVSDLALRLDVTAETVRRDLDALEQAGLLQRVHGGAVAAGRSSVSELSLSERETRHSPEKTSVAQAAAHLVPPTFTGSIALDAGTTTAAVAAELARWTPATPGTVLTVITNAVPIAALLQHSPHVDLHLLGGRVRGLTSAAVGTSTVEQIQALRPDIVFVGANGVSAGFGLSTPDEFEGAVKSAYVRAGRRVVAVVDQTKHGEEALVRFARLAEIDTVVTDAPPAPDLGEALELADVEVIVA, from the coding sequence ATGTACGCCACCGAACGGCACGAGTCGATCGCCGAAGCCCTGCGCTCGGCCGGTCGGGTGTCGGTCAGCGATCTCGCCCTGCGTCTCGACGTCACGGCCGAGACGGTCCGCCGAGACCTCGACGCCCTCGAACAGGCGGGCCTGCTCCAGCGCGTGCACGGCGGTGCCGTCGCCGCCGGCCGCTCCAGCGTCAGCGAACTCAGCCTGAGCGAGCGCGAGACCCGGCACAGCCCCGAGAAGACCTCGGTGGCCCAGGCCGCCGCGCACCTCGTGCCGCCGACGTTCACGGGCTCGATCGCCCTCGACGCCGGCACCACCACCGCCGCCGTCGCCGCCGAACTCGCCCGCTGGACGCCGGCGACGCCCGGCACCGTCCTCACCGTCATCACCAACGCCGTCCCGATCGCCGCGCTGCTGCAGCACAGCCCCCACGTCGACCTGCACCTGCTCGGCGGACGCGTCCGCGGGCTGACCAGCGCCGCCGTCGGCACCAGCACGGTCGAGCAGATCCAGGCGCTCCGCCCCGACATCGTCTTCGTCGGCGCGAACGGCGTCAGCGCCGGCTTCGGCCTGTCGACCCCCGACGAGTTCGAAGGCGCCGTCAAGTCGGCGTACGTCCGTGCCGGACGCCGCGTCGTGGCCGTGGTCGACCAGACCAAACACGGCGAGGAGGCGCTGGTGCGGTTCGCGCGCCTGGCCGAGATCGACACCGTGGTCACCGACGCGCCCCCCGCGCCCGACCTGGGCGAGGCCCTCGAGCTCGCCGACGTCGAGGTGATCGTCGCATGA
- a CDS encoding 1-phosphofructokinase family hexose kinase yields the protein MILTVTANPSLDRTIELPGTLQRGAVQRSVSTTDEPGGKGVNVSRALAASGAETVALLPGALDDPVLVALRERGVPTVNLPIGQRLRANVTLTEPDGTTTKINELGPDLGSHVDELTALVVEHAALASWLVLAGSLPPGLPTTWLADVVRAVRASCGDAAPRIAVDSSGEPFAALIASGVGIDLVKPNADELAEIVGGDPEAYEADPASAVAGARRLRELGVETVLLTLGSAGALLIDDEGSWFAAAPVITALSTVGAGDSSLSGYLLAETAGAPAPARLAQAVASGAAAAALPGSIVPRLDQTFPDDIDVVPVAPAAVGHL from the coding sequence ATGATCCTCACCGTCACCGCGAACCCCTCGCTCGACCGCACGATCGAGCTGCCGGGCACCCTGCAGCGCGGGGCGGTCCAGCGCTCGGTCAGCACGACCGACGAGCCCGGCGGCAAGGGCGTCAACGTGTCCCGGGCCCTGGCGGCGTCGGGTGCCGAGACCGTGGCCCTGCTGCCCGGCGCCCTCGACGACCCGGTCCTCGTCGCCCTGCGCGAGCGGGGCGTGCCCACCGTCAACCTGCCGATCGGGCAGCGCCTCCGGGCCAACGTCACCCTGACCGAACCCGACGGCACGACCACCAAGATCAACGAGCTCGGCCCCGACCTCGGCTCCCACGTTGACGAGCTCACGGCCCTCGTCGTCGAACACGCGGCCCTCGCCTCGTGGCTGGTGCTCGCCGGCTCGCTGCCGCCCGGCCTGCCGACGACCTGGCTGGCCGACGTCGTCCGGGCCGTGCGCGCCTCCTGCGGTGACGCCGCCCCGCGCATCGCGGTCGACTCGTCGGGCGAGCCGTTCGCGGCCCTGATCGCGTCGGGCGTCGGCATCGACCTCGTCAAGCCCAACGCCGACGAGCTCGCCGAGATCGTCGGCGGTGACCCCGAGGCGTACGAGGCCGACCCGGCCTCGGCCGTCGCCGGGGCCCGACGCCTGCGCGAGCTGGGCGTCGAGACCGTGCTGCTCACCCTCGGCAGCGCGGGCGCCCTGTTGATCGACGACGAGGGCTCGTGGTTCGCCGCCGCCCCCGTCATCACCGCCCTGAGCACGGTGGGCGCCGGCGACTCGTCGCTGTCGGGCTACCTGCTCGCCGAGACCGCCGGGGCCCCCGCCCCGGCCCGCCTCGCCCAGGCCGTCGCGTCCGGAGCCGCCGCCGCGGCCCTGCCCGGCAGCATCGTCCCCCGCCTCGACCAGACCTTCCCTGACGACATCGACGTCGTCCCGGTGGCCCCCGCGGCCGTCGGGCACCTCTGA